The Kineococcus rhizosphaerae region TCGCGAGGATGACCACGGAGTAGACCCACCACGGGACGCCGATCCCGTAGGCCGAGGACAGTTCGTCCTCCAGGACGGCCCCGGTGAAGGCGGCGAGTGCGGCGGGGACGATGCAGACCGAGACGCCGTACAGCCAGCCGGTGAGGAACCCCGCCCGCGGGCCGATGCCGGCGGAGACGTAGGTGTAGAGCCCACCCGCGGAGGGCAGGTGCCGGGCCAGGCCCACCATCGGAGCCGCGAGCAGCAGGCAGACCAGGAAGGCGGCGAGGTAGGTCAAGGGGGCCGAACCGCCGGCCTGGGTGGTGGTGAAGGCGATCGTGTAGAAGATGCCGAGCGTGGGGGAGATCTGCGCGACGGACTGCATGAGGGCACCGCCCAGCCCGATCGTCCCCGCGCGCAGTCCGTCCTCAGGTGACGCGGGCGACGTGGTGGCGTCGGTGGTCACCGACTGCTGAGCACCGCGATTGTCCATGGAGACCTCCAGCTAGGGGCGTCGTTGCTGGCCCACGGTAGCCCCACGAAGTCCATATGAACAAGCACAATGTTCATACGCACTTCGCTAGTTCGGTCACTCCTGCGCGACCGGCACCGACGGGCAGCACCGATCGGCAGCACCGATGCACAGCTCAGTCGTCGAGGACCGGAGCCAGGACCAGTCGCTGCACCACCGCTTCGGCCGACGCGCGCGCGGCCCCGCTCAGACCGTCATCGCTCACCACCACCTGCGGGGCGTCCATCGAGCACACACCGACGAAGGCGGTCCGATCGAACTTCGCCGAGTCCACCGCCGCCACCGTCACCGCCGCACTCTCCAGAGCCGCCCGCTTCACCGCCGCGTCCTCGACGTTCCACTCGGTGAAGCCGCCCTTGCGGGAGAAAGCGCTGGCAGTCAGGACGTAGGTGTCGAAGTGGTGGCGCTGCAGGTGGGCCACGGTCTCAGCACCGCTGACACTGAGCTCACCGCGGCGCAGCGTCCCCGGCGGTTGCAGCAGGTGGACGGTGCTCGAGTCCTCGAAGACCCACGCCACCCGCAGCGAGAGCGCACACACCATCAGGTCCCGTCCCACCAGTGCCTGCGCGACGGCGATACCGGTCGACCCGCCGTCCAGCAGCACAGTGCTGCCGTCTTCGACCAGGTCGGCCACCGCGGCGGCGATGGCGCGCTTCTGCGCGGTCCTGGTGCTCATCCGCACCACCAGCGGCGGTTCGTAGCTGCTGCCTGCGGCAAGGCGTGCGCCCCCGTGGAAGCGCTTGAGCAGTCCCTGGACTTCGAGAGCCTCCAGATCCCGCCGGATGGTCATCTCCGTGATCGACAGCTGCGTCGCGAGCTCCGCAACGGTCGCGGACTCTCGTGAGCGGAGGATGTCCAGCACCGCGGCTCGTCGCTGTCCCTGCGTCAGTGTTGCCACCGGACCATTCAAGCGGGTGGCACCGATGTCGGTGGCCCGACGCGACTCGTCATCGACGGGTCATCGATGGGCCCTGCCATCGACGCACCGGGGCCGTACCGCCACCGACGGCCCGCTGCGGGCCGATGGTCCTCCTGTGCCGCACCCCCCGACGTCGGTGAAGCACCACGGCGCCCAGCAGGCGCCAGCACGGTCAACGCGTCGGCTGGGACGGCGGGCGTTTCGCCGCAGACGTCAGGGAGGCGGGTCCACCTGAGCTTGCGGTGAGATCGACCCGTCCTCATGGCCCAGCCGCACTGACCACCGAGGTTGCTGACGCGACGCCCCGGCACCGTCCCGGCAGGGTCAGCGCGACGCCGGGTCCTGCGCGACGGACTCGTCGGGTTCGAGGGGGAAGTAGACCGAGTACGGCTCGTCGCGGACGTCGTGCAGCGGCACGAACCGCAGGGCGCGCCGCTGTCCCAGCGTGCGGTACCCGGGCAGCCACTGCGCCCACTGGCGCTCGTCGTCGGGGACGAGCAGGCGTTCGGGGTGGGCGGGGTCCCCCACGAGCGTCCGCTCGTGGTCGACCAGGCCGGCCAGCACGACGGGTCCGTCGAGGAAGGCGACGGTCCCGGGTTCGTCGGGGATCGACTCGGTGCGCAGCGCGGTCGGCAGGGTGAGCCCGACGACGGTGGTCCCGCCCTGGTGGTGGACGTCGACGAACCCTGGACCGTGCTGGGTGCGGGACCCTGCCACCTCGACCGTGGCGGGGCCGTCGACCCACGCCGGGACGCGGACGCGCACCGTCACCGGCTGCGGGGACGTGATCGTGACCGACGCCGCCCAGTGCCGCGGCCGGTGGCGACTGCCCACCGGTCCCGCGTTGGCGTCGGGCCTGACCCGAGCGGCGGTGGCGCCCAGGGCCGTGGTCACCGTCACCGGGTTCCCGTCGAGCGTCAGCTCCGCGGTGGCGGGGATGAACTGGGCGA contains the following coding sequences:
- a CDS encoding DeoR/GlpR family DNA-binding transcription regulator, which encodes MLDILRSRESATVAELATQLSITEMTIRRDLEALEVQGLLKRFHGGARLAAGSSYEPPLVVRMSTRTAQKRAIAAAVADLVEDGSTVLLDGGSTGIAVAQALVGRDLMVCALSLRVAWVFEDSSTVHLLQPPGTLRRGELSVSGAETVAHLQRHHFDTYVLTASAFSRKGGFTEWNVEDAAVKRAALESAAVTVAAVDSAKFDRTAFVGVCSMDAPQVVVSDDGLSGAARASAEAVVQRLVLAPVLDD